From Magnolia sinica isolate HGM2019 chromosome 13, MsV1, whole genome shotgun sequence, one genomic window encodes:
- the LOC131222710 gene encoding bifunctional aspartokinase/homoserine dehydrogenase 2, chloroplastic-like isoform X3: protein MASSAISFSCTRVAPDAASSSNENNNNRKTMTSIVSPCTHSHQYPISRMVYVRKRGRRERIHAHSRIFASIAAGHATESFSDFVVGHGELWAAQMLSLVIKKRGMSCNWMDTRDVLVVNPTNSNQVDPDYSESQRRLDKWLSHNPAETIIATGFIASTPENIPTTLKRDGSDFSAAIMGALVRARQVTIWTDVDGVYSADPRKVSEAVILKTLSYQEAWEMSYFGANVLHPRTIIPVMKYNIPIVIRNIFNLSATGTVICQPSVNENGDCQGLEYVVKGFATIDNLALVNVEGTGMAGVPGTASAIFGVVKDVGANVIMISQASSEHSVCFAVPEKEVNAVAAALQSRFRQALDAGRLSQVEVISNCSILAAVGQKMASTPGVSASLFNALAKANINVRAIAQGCSEYNITVVLKREDCIRALKAVHSRFYLSKTTIAMGIIGPGLIGGTLLDQLRDQAAVLKEEFNIDLRVLGIIGSRTMTLSNLGIDLFKWREPKDEMAEVADLEKFVEHVHGNHFIPNTVLVDCTADTNVANHYYNWLRKGIHIITPNKKANSGPLDRYLKLRALQRQSYTHYFYEATVGAGLPIISTLRGLLETGDKILRIEGIFSGTLSYIFNNFVGKRAFSEVVAEAKQAGYTEPDPRDDLSGTDVARKVIILARESGLRLELSDIPVQSLVPEPLRASASAEEFMQELPKFDEDIAKKRQDAEAAGEVLRFVGVVDAVKAKGHVELRRYKKEHPFAQLSGSDNIIAFTTIRYKEQPLIVRGPGAGAQVTAGGIFSDILRLASYLGAPS from the exons GCTACGGAATCTTTTTCGGATTTCGTTGTAGGTCATGGAGAGTTATGGGCTGCCCAAATGTTGTCATTAGTAATAAAAAAG CGAGGAATGAGTTGCAACTGGATGGACACAAGGGATGTCCTTGTTGTAAATCCTACCAATTCCAATCAAGTGGATCCTGATTACTCAGAATCTCAGAGGAGACTTGACAAATGGCTCTCTCATAATCCAGCAGAAACGATCATTGCAACTGGTTTCATTGCTAGCACACCTGAAAATATTCCCACGACCCTGAAGAGGGATGGTAGTGACTTCTCTGCTGCTATAATGGGTGCTCTTGTTAGGGCTCGTCAGGTCACAATCTGGACAGATGTTGATGGTGTGTACAGTGCAGACCCTAGAAAAG TTAGTGAGGCTGTGATATTGAAGACATTGTCTTATCAGGAGGCGTGGGAAATG tCATATTTTGGTGCAAATGTTTTGCATCCACGCACCATCATTCCAGTCATGAAGTATAACATTCCCATTGTTATAAGAAACATTTTCAATCTCTCTGCTACTGGAACAGTAATCTGTCAGCCTTCAGTGAATGAAAATGGAGATTGCCAGGGCTTGGAATATGTTGTCAAAGGGTTCGCAACCATAGATAATTTGGCCCTTGTAAATGTTGAGGG AACTGGAATGGCCGGTGTTCCTGGTACCGCCAGTGCCATTTTTGGTGTTGTTAAAGATGTTGGAGCTAATGTTATCATGATATCTCAG GCCAGTAGCGAGCACTCTGTATGCTTTGCTGTACCTGAAAAGGAAGTAAATGCTGTTGCTGCAGCTTTGCAATCTAGATTTCGCCAGGCTTTGGATGCTGGACGTCTTTCTCAG GTTGAGGTTATTTCAAACTGTAGCATTTTGGCAGCGGTTGGGCAGAAAATGGCAAGTACTCCTGGAGTCAGTGCTTCTCTTTTCAATGCACTGGCAAAG GCTAATATAAATGTGCGAGCTATTGCTCAAGGTTGCTCCGAATACAATATTACTGTGGTGTTGAAACGAGAAGATTGCATTAGGGCTTTAAAGGCTGTGCACTCAAGGTTTTATCTATCAAAAACCACAATAGCAATGGGCATTATTGGACCAGGACTTATTGGTGGCACTCTACTTGATCAACTCAGGGATCAG GCGGCAGTTCTTAAGGAAGAATTTAACATTGATTTGCGCGTTTTGGGAATCATTGGTTCAAGGACAATGACATTGAGCAACTT GGGAATTGACTTATTCAAGTGGAGAGAACCTAAGGATGAGATGGCGGAAGTGGCTGACTTAGAGAAATTTGTTGAACATGTGCATGGAAACCATTTCATTCCAAATACTGTATTGGTTGACTGTACAGCAGATACAAATGTTGCAAACCATTACTACAATTGGCTGCGTAAAGGAATTCACATAATTACTCCAAACAAAAAGGCGAATTCTGGACCACTTGACCGG TATTTGAAGCTGAGAGCACTTCAGCGACAGTCCTATACTCACTATTTCTATGAAGCAACTGTTGGAGCCGGTCTTCCAATCATTAGTACCTTGCGTGGACTCCTTGAAACTGGTGACAAGATTTTGCGTATTGAGGGCATTTTCAG TGGAACTTTGAGCTACATTTTCAACAACTTCGTAGGAAAACGGGCTTTCAGTGAGGTGGTAGCAGAAGCTAAACAAGCTGGGTATACTGAACCTGATCCAAGAGATGACCTATCAGGAACAGATGTCGCCAGAAAG GTCATAATCCTTGCTAGAGAATCTGGCTTGAGGCTAGAGCTCTCTGATATCCCCGTCCAGAGTCTTGTGCCAGAGCCATTAAGA GCGAGTGCATCGGCAGAGGAGTTCATGCAGGAACTTCCAAAATTTGATGAAGACATAGCAAAGAAAAGACAGGATGCAGAGGCTGCAGGCGAA GTGTTGAGATTCGTGGGAGTGGTGGATGCTGTCAAGGCAAAGGGGCATGTGGAACTGAGAAGATACAAGAAAGAGCACCCATTTGCGCAGCTCTCTGGATCTGATAACATCATCGCTTTCACGACGATCAGATACAAGGAGCAGCCGCTGATTGTCCGCGGGCCAGGTGCAGGGGCCCAAGTCACCGCAGGTGGAATATTCAGCGATATATTGCGGCTGGCCTCTTATCTAGGTGCTCCATCATAG